A window of Ruania suaedae contains these coding sequences:
- a CDS encoding maleylpyruvate isomerase N-terminal domain-containing protein, giving the protein MTTLTRSRDELRDQWELVRERLDEVSTDMLDAPSSLPGWSVGELVAHLARAMDAITACEPAPDAEPVRLADYLSSYAGDADRIDRLTRETALQLAADPLAGLDEIGGRALAHLDRLIEQGDVVVQGRRSAIRLSDLITTRLIELVVHAYDLAPALTSPAPVDAGARELVAQAFADVVKDRTGITVLVDEPAVWIRVAAGRADWDEVTSGRALRPEFLSDGLPDLRGLLPLV; this is encoded by the coding sequence ATGACGACGCTGACGCGATCGCGGGACGAGTTGCGCGATCAGTGGGAGCTGGTGCGCGAGCGCCTCGATGAGGTCAGCACCGACATGCTCGACGCCCCCAGCTCGCTGCCGGGCTGGAGCGTGGGCGAGCTGGTGGCTCACCTGGCACGCGCGATGGACGCGATCACCGCGTGCGAGCCCGCACCGGACGCCGAGCCGGTCCGGCTGGCCGACTATCTCTCCTCCTACGCCGGCGATGCCGACCGGATCGACCGCCTCACCCGGGAGACGGCGCTGCAGCTCGCGGCCGACCCGCTGGCCGGCCTGGACGAGATCGGCGGGCGCGCCCTCGCCCATCTCGACCGCCTCATCGAGCAGGGGGACGTGGTGGTGCAGGGCAGGCGGTCGGCGATCCGGCTCTCGGACCTGATCACCACCCGGCTCATCGAGCTGGTCGTGCACGCCTACGACCTGGCTCCGGCGCTCACCTCGCCCGCCCCCGTCGATGCCGGCGCCCGCGAGCTTGTCGCGCAGGCCTTCGCCGACGTGGTGAAGGACCGCACCGGCATCACCGTGCTCGTGGACGAACCCGCGGTGTGGATCCGGGTGGCCGCGGGCCGGGCGGACTGGGACGAGGTCACCAGCGGGCGCGCGCTGCGCCCGGAGTTCCTCAGCGACGGTCTACCCGACCTGCGTGGTCTCCTGCCATTGGTGTGA
- a CDS encoding LacI family DNA-binding transcriptional regulator, translating to MADSVARPTIASIAAEAGVSVPTVSKVLNGRADVADATRARVEEVVSRHGYRRRSRGPARSGPGMIDLVFHEITNEWSMEIIRAVEENAATVGAGMVLSELGGRHRPAQDWLDNVLARRPLGVILVLARLTDAQHDQLESRGIPSVVVDTDGEPHPGVPAVGSTNWDGGLAATKHLIDLGHRRIAVISGQPDVLCSRARVDGYRSALERAGIDYEPDLVRWGDFYIWRGEDHARDLLSRDDRPTAIFAGSDMQAVGVLRAARELGLRVPEDLSVVGYDDLPIASWYSPTLTTVHQPLRQMAATATQMLLTLARGEQPSALRVDLATELVVRESTAPPPAEFT from the coding sequence ATGGCAGATTCGGTGGCCCGACCCACGATCGCGTCGATCGCGGCCGAGGCAGGCGTCTCGGTGCCCACCGTGTCCAAGGTGCTCAACGGACGCGCGGACGTCGCCGACGCGACGCGGGCACGCGTGGAGGAAGTGGTCAGCCGGCACGGCTACCGGCGCCGTTCACGGGGCCCCGCCCGCTCGGGGCCGGGGATGATCGACCTGGTCTTCCACGAGATCACCAACGAGTGGTCGATGGAGATCATCCGTGCCGTGGAGGAGAACGCCGCGACCGTCGGCGCCGGCATGGTGCTCTCCGAACTCGGAGGTCGCCACCGGCCGGCTCAGGACTGGCTGGACAACGTCCTCGCGCGCCGGCCGCTCGGGGTGATCCTGGTGCTGGCACGACTGACCGACGCCCAGCACGATCAGTTGGAGTCCCGCGGCATCCCCTCGGTGGTCGTGGACACCGATGGCGAGCCGCACCCCGGCGTCCCCGCCGTCGGCTCGACGAACTGGGACGGCGGCCTGGCTGCCACCAAGCACCTCATCGACCTGGGCCACCGCCGCATCGCGGTGATCTCCGGCCAGCCGGACGTGCTGTGCTCACGCGCCCGGGTGGACGGCTACCGCAGCGCGCTCGAGCGCGCCGGGATCGACTACGAGCCCGACCTGGTGCGCTGGGGCGATTTCTACATCTGGCGCGGCGAGGATCACGCCCGGGACCTGCTCAGCAGGGACGACCGGCCGACCGCGATCTTCGCGGGCTCGGACATGCAGGCGGTCGGGGTGTTGCGGGCCGCGCGCGAGCTGGGTCTGCGGGTGCCGGAAGATCTCTCGGTGGTCGGATACGACGATCTGCCGATCGCCTCCTGGTACTCCCCCACCCTGACGACGGTGCACCAGCCCTTGCGGCAGATGGCCGCCACTGCCACGCAGATGCTGCTCACCCTCGCCCGGGGTGAGCAACCCTCCGCGCTGCGGGTGGACCTGGCCACCGAGCTCGTCGTCCGGGAGAGCACGGCGCCACCTCCGGCCGAGTTCACCTAG
- a CDS encoding ABC transporter substrate-binding protein: protein MRRNRRTALVAGALITGLALTACSTDSLGGGAEDAPDELGTVGAMDDFEAGTTFQATEPVTFSLLYRDHPNYAFQEDWDILQKLEENQNVSFDMVNVPLSDWNDRRNLLLAAGDAPDIVPSTYVADADQFVASGTLLPISEYLEYMPNFTTKIEEWGLTEDLDRTRQEDGSFYVLPGLLENPKPTYTIAIRSDLWEEAGITEDPETWEEFADQLETVAEANPELDYPYSDRWSMNGPIEATLQAAAGNFGTEAGWGYGDGVTWNGTEYEYTGAQDGYRDLVGYFADLVDRGLMDPESISQDDDTAKAKLVNGQSAAIGSNDQEILGYRISLEEAGVEGAELRQIVVPAGPAGDRMDASTGGRFESGIVFSSGAAQNDNFVAMLQFVDWLYYSDEGLEFAKWGVEGETFTNDGGSRTLAENIDINGLNPGAPEVLNTDYGYHNGVWMLAHGSTQDLLDSMLRPEVVEFRAEMNDKEVADPGPAILLDELEREQASLQQSALQDVVMQYTSAFILGQRPMEEWDDYVAELESAGMADYVELTNTAAGVE, encoded by the coding sequence ATGAGAAGGAATCGCCGCACCGCGCTCGTCGCGGGTGCACTGATCACCGGGCTCGCGCTCACCGCGTGCTCCACCGACAGCCTCGGAGGAGGTGCCGAAGATGCCCCGGATGAGCTCGGCACCGTCGGAGCCATGGACGACTTCGAGGCCGGGACCACGTTCCAGGCCACCGAGCCGGTCACCTTCAGCCTGCTCTACCGGGACCACCCCAACTACGCCTTCCAGGAGGACTGGGACATCCTGCAGAAGCTGGAGGAGAACCAGAACGTCTCCTTCGACATGGTGAACGTGCCGCTCTCGGACTGGAACGACCGGCGCAACCTGCTCCTCGCGGCCGGCGACGCCCCCGACATCGTGCCCTCCACCTATGTGGCCGACGCCGACCAGTTCGTCGCCTCCGGCACGCTGCTGCCGATCTCGGAGTACCTGGAGTACATGCCCAACTTCACCACCAAGATCGAGGAGTGGGGCCTGACCGAGGACCTGGACCGCACGCGTCAGGAGGACGGCAGCTTCTACGTGCTGCCCGGCCTGCTGGAGAACCCCAAGCCCACCTACACCATCGCCATCCGCTCCGACCTGTGGGAGGAGGCCGGTATCACCGAGGATCCCGAGACGTGGGAGGAGTTCGCCGACCAGCTCGAGACGGTCGCCGAGGCCAATCCCGAGCTCGACTACCCCTACTCCGACCGCTGGTCGATGAACGGGCCGATCGAGGCGACCCTGCAGGCGGCGGCCGGCAACTTCGGCACCGAGGCGGGCTGGGGCTACGGTGACGGGGTGACCTGGAACGGCACCGAGTACGAGTACACCGGAGCCCAGGACGGCTACCGCGATCTCGTCGGCTACTTCGCCGATCTCGTCGACCGCGGCCTGATGGACCCGGAGTCGATCAGCCAGGACGATGACACCGCCAAGGCGAAGCTCGTCAACGGCCAGTCCGCGGCGATCGGGTCCAACGACCAGGAGATCCTCGGCTACCGCATCTCCCTGGAGGAGGCCGGTGTCGAGGGCGCCGAGCTGCGTCAGATCGTCGTCCCGGCCGGACCGGCCGGCGACCGGATGGACGCCTCCACCGGTGGGCGTTTCGAGTCCGGGATCGTGTTCTCCTCCGGCGCCGCCCAGAACGACAACTTCGTGGCCATGCTGCAGTTCGTGGACTGGCTGTACTACTCCGACGAGGGCCTGGAGTTCGCCAAGTGGGGTGTGGAGGGCGAGACCTTCACCAACGACGGCGGTTCGCGCACCCTGGCCGAGAACATCGACATCAACGGCCTCAACCCCGGCGCCCCGGAGGTGCTGAACACCGACTACGGCTACCACAACGGCGTCTGGATGCTCGCGCACGGCTCCACCCAGGACCTGCTCGACTCCATGCTGCGGCCCGAGGTGGTCGAGTTCCGGGCGGAGATGAACGACAAGGAGGTCGCCGACCCGGGTCCGGCGATCCTGCTGGACGAGCTGGAGCGCGAACAGGCCTCGCTGCAGCAGTCCGCCCTGCAGGACGTGGTCATGCAGTACACCTCGGCCTTCATCCTCGGCCAGCGGCCGATGGAGGAGTGGGACGACTACGTGGCCGAGCTCGAGAGCGCCGGCATGGCCGACTACGTCGAGCTCACCAACACCGCCGCCGGGGTCGAGTGA
- a CDS encoding carbohydrate ABC transporter permease gives MVTTTKTPDLNRVRTTTVSDSRGYRIFQVVNTTALVLIAALTLYPFVNLVAKAFSSEGFIVAGQVNLIPRGFNTTTFTAVMSDEMFWLNYRNTVVYTVVATIIAMALTTTFAYALSRHELRGRAFFIGIAVFTMFFNGGLIPNYLLINALGFKNTIWAIVIPNAISIFNLLIMKSFFENFPKDLEEAAAIDGLTTYGIFGRIVLPLSKAVIATMVLFYAVSFWNNWFQAFLYMDRSDLYPVTVYLRNLLAAATSTESMGADSAQIAANVQAVTMVLTVLPIVCVYPFIQRYFVSGVMLGSVKG, from the coding sequence GTGGTGACCACGACCAAGACCCCCGACCTGAACCGGGTCCGCACCACGACGGTCTCGGACTCCCGCGGCTACCGCATCTTCCAGGTGGTCAACACGACCGCGCTGGTGCTCATCGCCGCCCTCACGCTCTATCCCTTCGTGAACCTGGTGGCCAAGGCCTTCAGCTCCGAGGGCTTCATCGTGGCGGGGCAGGTGAACCTCATCCCGCGCGGCTTCAACACCACCACCTTCACCGCCGTGATGAGCGACGAGATGTTCTGGCTCAACTACCGCAACACCGTGGTCTACACGGTGGTCGCGACGATCATCGCGATGGCGCTGACGACCACCTTCGCCTACGCCCTCTCACGCCACGAGCTGCGCGGACGTGCCTTCTTCATCGGGATCGCCGTGTTCACGATGTTCTTCAACGGCGGTCTCATCCCGAACTACCTGCTCATCAACGCCCTCGGGTTCAAGAACACCATCTGGGCGATCGTGATCCCCAACGCCATCAGCATCTTCAACCTGCTGATCATGAAGTCCTTCTTCGAGAACTTCCCCAAGGACCTCGAGGAGGCGGCCGCCATCGACGGCCTGACCACCTACGGCATCTTCGGGCGCATCGTGCTGCCACTGAGCAAGGCGGTCATCGCCACGATGGTGCTCTTCTACGCCGTCTCGTTCTGGAACAACTGGTTCCAGGCGTTCCTGTACATGGACAGATCCGATCTGTATCCGGTGACGGTGTACCTGCGAAACCTGCTCGCCGCGGCCACCAGCACCGAGTCCATGGGCGCCGACAGCGCCCAGATCGCCGCGAACGTCCAGGCGGTGACCATGGTGCTCACCGTGCTGCCGATCGTGTGCGTCTACCCCTTCATCCAGCGTTACTTCGTGTCCGGCGTGATGCTCGGCTCCGTCAAGGGCTGA
- a CDS encoding glycosyltransferase has product MAQAGSARSGAPLPGEPGRGALGRTTLAIHWALVLTVCCGVAAAPGLVALGLLDGAASPWAVGLALLPVGPAVSATLYAWREQVRSEEHTAPWRAFRRGYARGVVDVLRVWVPALAVLTLIGSSALAVLAGGAPRGYLAPLAVLAVLVLLASIQALVIATFFSFRTRDALRLAVHHVFRMPATTVSVLALVICAVGVLWLAGDGVLVLLGGVFAFALRHADTALVAHIERHYTAP; this is encoded by the coding sequence ATGGCTCAGGCCGGATCGGCACGGTCGGGTGCGCCGCTCCCCGGGGAACCGGGGCGCGGCGCGCTCGGCCGTACCACCCTGGCCATCCACTGGGCCCTGGTGCTCACGGTCTGCTGCGGCGTGGCCGCCGCGCCGGGCCTGGTGGCCCTCGGCCTGCTCGACGGCGCCGCCTCGCCCTGGGCGGTCGGCCTCGCCCTGCTCCCGGTCGGGCCGGCCGTCTCGGCCACGTTGTACGCGTGGCGCGAGCAGGTCCGCAGCGAGGAGCACACCGCACCCTGGCGGGCGTTCCGGCGTGGTTACGCCCGCGGGGTGGTCGACGTGCTGCGCGTGTGGGTGCCGGCGCTGGCGGTGCTCACCCTGATCGGCTCCTCGGCGCTCGCGGTCCTCGCCGGGGGAGCCCCGCGCGGGTACCTGGCCCCGCTGGCGGTGCTGGCGGTGCTGGTGCTGCTCGCGAGCATCCAGGCGCTGGTGATCGCCACGTTCTTCTCCTTCCGCACGCGGGACGCGCTGCGCCTGGCCGTCCACCACGTCTTCCGGATGCCCGCCACCACGGTGAGCGTGCTCGCGCTGGTGATCTGCGCCGTCGGGGTGCTCTGGCTCGCCGGTGACGGCGTGCTGGTGCTGCTCGGCGGGGTGTTCGCCTTCGCGCTGCGCCACGCCGACACGGCCCTGGTCGCCCACATCGAACGCCACTACACCGCCCCCTGA
- a CDS encoding ABC transporter permease: protein MAALTTPERAPAQAPPEGPRKGRRRDGRPSVWRSVKRDWRLYSFLVLPIVYLAIFKYTPMAGNIIAFRRFRPGGSIFGDEWVGLHYIEQFLNDPTFWRVFTNTLILGSLTLIIVFPLPIILALMLNEVRTRFFKRFVQTVSYLPHFMSIVIVAGMVLQLTSLNGSINQLIEALGGEPVSFMQDADWFRTVYISSEIWQTVGWGTILYLAALTTIDDQLYEAARIDGAGRWLQTWHITLPGIRPTMMVLLILNIGQFMAVGFEKILLLYNPLLYPTADVIATYLYRVGIGSGSYSYSTAIGLFEALIGVTLVLSANAISRRVSGSSLW from the coding sequence ATGGCCGCGCTGACCACTCCGGAGCGCGCCCCCGCCCAGGCGCCGCCGGAGGGCCCTCGCAAGGGCCGCCGTCGGGACGGGCGCCCGAGCGTGTGGCGCTCGGTCAAGCGTGACTGGCGCCTCTACAGCTTCCTCGTGCTGCCGATCGTGTACCTGGCGATCTTCAAGTACACGCCGATGGCCGGCAACATCATCGCCTTCCGGCGGTTCCGCCCCGGCGGGTCGATCTTCGGCGACGAGTGGGTGGGCCTGCACTACATCGAGCAGTTCCTGAACGACCCCACGTTCTGGCGGGTCTTCACCAACACCCTGATCCTCGGCTCGCTCACGCTGATCATCGTCTTCCCGCTGCCGATCATCCTCGCCCTGATGCTGAACGAGGTGCGCACCCGCTTCTTCAAGCGCTTCGTGCAGACCGTCAGCTACCTGCCGCACTTCATGTCGATCGTGATCGTGGCCGGGATGGTGCTGCAGCTGACCTCGCTGAACGGCTCGATCAACCAGCTGATCGAGGCGCTCGGCGGCGAACCGGTCTCGTTCATGCAGGACGCCGACTGGTTCCGCACCGTCTACATCAGCTCCGAGATCTGGCAGACCGTGGGGTGGGGGACGATCCTCTACCTCGCCGCCCTGACCACCATCGACGACCAGCTCTACGAGGCCGCGCGCATCGACGGCGCCGGCCGGTGGCTGCAGACCTGGCACATCACGCTGCCCGGGATCCGCCCGACGATGATGGTGCTGCTGATCCTCAACATCGGCCAGTTCATGGCGGTCGGCTTCGAGAAGATCCTGCTGCTCTACAACCCGCTGCTCTATCCCACGGCCGATGTGATCGCCACCTACCTGTACCGGGTGGGCATCGGCTCCGGCAGCTACTCCTACTCCACCGCGATCGGCCTGTTCGAGGCGCTCATCGGCGTCACCCTCGTGCTGAGTGCGAACGCGATCTCACGCCGAGTCTCCGGGAGCTCCCTGTGGTGA
- a CDS encoding beta-galactosidase, with translation MPAPRTSKILYGGDYSPEQWTSEVWEADDAAFDQARIDTLTLGVFTWSLLQPGEDTYDFTALDTAVERAVARGRTLVLATATGAMPPWLGHTYPEVNRVDFEGRRHSYGQRHNHCPSSPVFQRLSTALAERIAERYAGTPGLVAWHVGNEYGGPDGSCYCDLCGEAYRGWLAERYGSLEALNEAWNTTFWSHRYSDFAQIQVPNALSEHWKGPNHTAFQGNTLDYRRFMSEALLANYRAEKERIRRHDTETPVTTNFMGAFRPLDYHRWSEELDFASWDNYPPGRDQHVRMAFTHDLMRGLKDGTPFWVMEQTPTITASRGVNPVKRPGVLGLWSWQGIAHGADAMLYFQMRASRGACEKFHGAVLDHAGRTDTRPFREIAALGDELERLGDAVLGARTPARVALIFDWDNWWTTEMTDGLNRNVSYLATALRYYGAVHAAGADVDVVPMTADLSGYDVVLAPLLHLLKGDVAERLHAVATRGGTVVTSFWAGRVDESTNAYPMDAPGPLAPTFGLRVEEIDSAEPGVTNPVTLSLRAGEVVSPADQVMELIVTEGADVVGIYGSDFYAGTPAVTRHRVGEGAGWYIGAGLEAAGLGAIMHEILDGYGLVGPYAGRLEHAVREREAGGGRRRVHFLLHHGETTAEVTAHVGGIDLLTGENVQAGQVLRFEPAGVLVLQEA, from the coding sequence ATGCCCGCCCCCCGCACGTCCAAGATCCTCTACGGCGGCGACTACAGCCCCGAACAGTGGACCTCCGAGGTCTGGGAGGCCGACGACGCGGCCTTCGACCAGGCGCGCATCGACACCCTCACCCTGGGCGTGTTCACCTGGTCACTGCTGCAGCCCGGCGAGGACACCTACGACTTCACCGCTCTCGACACCGCAGTGGAGCGCGCCGTGGCACGAGGCCGGACCCTCGTGCTCGCCACCGCCACCGGGGCGATGCCGCCGTGGCTCGGCCACACCTACCCCGAGGTGAACCGCGTCGACTTCGAGGGCCGCCGGCACAGCTACGGCCAGCGGCACAACCACTGCCCGAGCTCGCCGGTGTTCCAGCGGCTGTCCACCGCCCTGGCCGAGCGGATCGCCGAGCGCTACGCGGGCACCCCGGGGCTGGTGGCCTGGCATGTGGGCAACGAGTACGGCGGGCCGGACGGGTCCTGCTACTGCGACCTCTGCGGCGAGGCCTACCGGGGCTGGCTCGCGGAGCGGTACGGGTCCCTCGAGGCGCTCAACGAGGCGTGGAACACCACCTTCTGGTCCCACCGCTACAGCGACTTCGCCCAGATCCAGGTGCCGAACGCCCTCAGCGAGCACTGGAAGGGCCCGAACCACACCGCCTTCCAGGGCAACACCCTCGACTACCGGCGGTTCATGTCCGAGGCGCTGCTGGCGAACTACCGGGCGGAGAAGGAGCGGATCCGCCGCCACGACACCGAGACCCCGGTCACCACGAACTTCATGGGGGCCTTCCGGCCACTGGACTATCACCGGTGGAGCGAGGAGCTGGACTTCGCCTCCTGGGACAACTACCCGCCCGGGCGTGATCAGCACGTGCGGATGGCCTTCACCCACGACCTGATGCGCGGCCTGAAGGACGGGACGCCGTTCTGGGTGATGGAGCAGACCCCCACGATCACCGCCAGCCGGGGCGTCAACCCGGTGAAGCGACCCGGCGTGCTGGGGCTGTGGTCCTGGCAGGGGATCGCCCACGGTGCGGATGCGATGCTCTACTTCCAGATGCGCGCCTCGCGCGGGGCGTGCGAGAAGTTCCACGGCGCGGTGCTCGATCACGCCGGACGCACCGACACCCGCCCGTTCCGGGAGATCGCCGCGCTCGGCGACGAGCTCGAACGTCTCGGCGATGCGGTGCTGGGGGCCCGCACCCCGGCGAGGGTCGCGCTGATCTTCGACTGGGACAACTGGTGGACGACGGAGATGACCGACGGCCTGAACCGCAACGTCTCCTATCTGGCCACGGCGTTGCGCTACTACGGCGCCGTCCACGCGGCCGGGGCGGATGTGGACGTGGTGCCGATGACGGCGGACCTGTCCGGCTACGACGTCGTCCTCGCACCGCTGCTGCATCTCCTCAAGGGCGACGTGGCCGAGCGGCTGCACGCCGTGGCCACCCGCGGCGGCACGGTGGTGACCTCGTTCTGGGCCGGCCGGGTGGACGAGTCCACGAACGCCTACCCCATGGACGCCCCCGGGCCGCTGGCACCGACCTTCGGGCTGCGGGTGGAGGAGATCGACTCGGCCGAACCGGGCGTGACGAACCCGGTGACGCTGAGCCTGCGCGCCGGCGAGGTCGTCTCGCCGGCCGACCAGGTCATGGAGCTGATCGTGACCGAGGGCGCCGACGTCGTCGGGATCTACGGCTCGGACTTCTACGCCGGCACGCCCGCGGTCACCAGGCACCGGGTGGGGGAGGGGGCGGGTTGGTACATCGGCGCGGGGCTGGAGGCCGCCGGCCTCGGCGCGATCATGCACGAGATCCTCGACGGCTACGGCCTCGTCGGGCCGTACGCGGGCCGGCTGGAGCACGCGGTCCGCGAACGCGAGGCCGGCGGCGGCCGCCGTCGGGTGCACTTCCTCCTGCACCACGGTGAGACCACTGCGGAGGTGACGGCGCACGTGGGCGGGATCGATCTGCTCACCGGTGAGAACGTCCAGGCCGGGCAGGTGCTGCGATTCGAGCCGGCCGGCGTCCTCGTGCTGCAGGAGGCCTGA
- a CDS encoding glycoside hydrolase family 3 N-terminal domain-containing protein: MALHADADTLREEAPSRPQPWQDLTRSTADRVEALLNALTLEEKLAQLVGLWVGANPETGDVAPQQSEMATEPVSWERAIQHGLGQLTRPFGTVPVDPEAGARGLAASQREIMAAQRFGIPALVHEECLAGFAAWRATAYPVPPSWGATFDPDLIARMSARIGASMRAAGVHQGLAPVLDVTRDYRWGRVEETISEDPYLVSAIGAAYVRGLESAGIVATLKHFPGYSASRAGRNLAPVSMGPRELADVILPPFEAALRAGARSVMHSYTEIDGVPTAADERLLTDLLRGEWGFEGTVVADYFGVRFLQSLHGVAATAAEAGALALTAGVDVELPSGDAYPALVAAVRAGDLPESLVDRSLRRVLAQKIELGLLDADYAPEPAGPVVLDDTESRQLALRLAREALVLVANDGVLPLAPQRRLAVVGPLADDPYAMLGCYSFPAHVGVRHPDREMGIDIPTVLAELGARAEVHHARGVDVTDPDTSGIEAAVAAAREAEVCIAVVGDRSGLFGRGTSGEGCDASDLRLPGKQQDLLAALLETGTPVVVVVLSGRPYALGEVAQRASAVVWGFFPGQCGAQALAEILTGEIAPSGRLPLSIPAEPGSGPGTYLAPPLGRPSSVTTIDTTPAFWFGHGLSYTRFEWSGADVRDRTWDVAGTATISVQIRNIGSHPGTEVVQLYLHDPVAQVTRPVMRLIGFARIDLEPGQGATVTFEVPADVSAFTGRDLQRIVEPGRAELQLARSAGDVHARLELDLVGEVRTVGHDRELFSTVHTEVS, translated from the coding sequence ATGGCGCTGCACGCCGACGCCGACACCCTCCGCGAGGAGGCGCCCTCCCGCCCCCAGCCGTGGCAGGACCTGACCCGGTCCACCGCAGATCGCGTCGAGGCCCTGCTGAACGCCCTCACGCTCGAGGAGAAGCTGGCCCAGCTCGTCGGCCTGTGGGTCGGAGCGAACCCGGAGACCGGCGACGTCGCCCCGCAGCAGTCGGAGATGGCCACCGAGCCGGTCTCCTGGGAGCGGGCCATCCAGCACGGCCTAGGCCAGCTCACCCGGCCCTTCGGCACCGTGCCGGTCGACCCCGAGGCCGGCGCCCGGGGCCTGGCCGCCTCCCAGCGGGAGATCATGGCGGCCCAGCGGTTCGGCATCCCCGCCCTCGTGCACGAGGAGTGCCTGGCCGGCTTCGCCGCCTGGAGGGCCACCGCCTATCCGGTGCCGCCGAGCTGGGGCGCCACCTTCGATCCCGACCTGATCGCGCGGATGTCGGCGCGCATCGGCGCCTCGATGCGTGCCGCCGGCGTCCACCAAGGCCTGGCCCCGGTGCTCGACGTCACCCGCGACTACCGGTGGGGCCGGGTGGAGGAGACCATCTCGGAGGACCCCTATCTCGTCAGCGCCATCGGCGCCGCCTATGTGCGCGGACTGGAGTCGGCCGGCATCGTCGCCACCCTCAAGCACTTCCCCGGCTACTCCGCCTCCCGCGCCGGCCGCAACCTCGCCCCGGTCTCGATGGGGCCGCGGGAGCTGGCCGACGTGATCCTGCCACCGTTCGAGGCGGCGCTGCGCGCCGGGGCCCGCTCGGTGATGCACTCCTACACCGAGATCGACGGCGTGCCCACCGCCGCCGATGAACGGCTCCTCACCGACCTGCTCCGTGGCGAGTGGGGGTTCGAGGGCACCGTGGTCGCCGACTACTTCGGGGTGCGGTTCCTGCAGAGCCTGCACGGAGTGGCCGCCACCGCGGCCGAGGCCGGCGCACTCGCGCTGACGGCCGGCGTGGACGTCGAGCTGCCCTCGGGAGACGCCTACCCCGCGCTGGTGGCGGCCGTGCGCGCCGGCGATCTGCCCGAGTCCCTCGTGGACCGGTCGTTGCGCCGCGTGCTCGCCCAGAAGATCGAGCTCGGGCTCCTGGATGCCGACTACGCCCCCGAACCGGCCGGGCCGGTGGTCCTCGACGACACCGAGAGCCGGCAGCTGGCGCTGCGGCTCGCCCGTGAGGCACTGGTGCTGGTGGCCAACGACGGCGTCCTGCCGCTGGCACCGCAGCGTCGCCTCGCCGTGGTGGGGCCCCTGGCCGACGACCCCTACGCGATGCTCGGCTGCTACTCCTTCCCTGCCCACGTCGGCGTCCGCCACCCCGACCGGGAGATGGGCATCGACATCCCCACCGTGCTCGCCGAGCTGGGCGCCCGCGCCGAGGTGCACCACGCGCGCGGCGTCGACGTCACCGACCCCGACACCAGCGGTATCGAGGCGGCCGTCGCCGCAGCGCGCGAGGCGGAGGTCTGCATCGCCGTGGTCGGGGACCGGTCGGGTCTGTTCGGCCGGGGCACCTCCGGGGAGGGGTGCGATGCGAGCGACCTGCGTCTGCCCGGCAAGCAGCAGGACCTGCTGGCGGCGCTGCTCGAGACCGGCACCCCCGTCGTCGTGGTGGTCCTCAGCGGCCGCCCCTACGCCCTGGGCGAGGTCGCGCAGCGGGCGAGCGCCGTCGTCTGGGGGTTCTTCCCCGGCCAGTGCGGCGCGCAGGCGCTCGCGGAGATCCTCACCGGTGAGATCGCGCCGTCGGGCCGGCTGCCGCTGAGCATCCCGGCCGAACCGGGCAGCGGCCCGGGCACCTACCTGGCACCCCCGCTGGGCCGCCCGAGCTCGGTCACCACGATCGACACCACGCCCGCGTTCTGGTTCGGGCACGGGCTGAGCTACACCAGGTTCGAGTGGTCCGGGGCCGACGTGCGGGACCGCACCTGGGACGTGGCCGGCACGGCCACCATCTCGGTGCAGATCCGCAACATCGGATCCCACCCGGGCACCGAGGTCGTCCAGCTCTACCTGCACGACCCCGTCGCCCAGGTGACCAGGCCGGTGATGCGGCTGATCGGGTTCGCCAGGATCGACCTCGAGCCCGGCCAGGGCGCCACGGTCACCTTCGAGGTGCCGGCCGATGTCAGCGCCTTCACCGGCCGCGACCTGCAGCGCATCGTCGAACCGGGCCGGGCGGAGCTGCAGCTGGCCCGCTCCGCCGGTGACGTCCACGCCCGCCTCGAGCTCGACCTCGTCGGCGAGGTCCGCACGGTCGGCCACGACCGTGAGCTGTTCTCGACCGTCCACACGGAGGTGAGCTGA